A region of the Cricetulus griseus strain 17A/GY chromosome 7, alternate assembly CriGri-PICRH-1.0, whole genome shotgun sequence genome:
taGAATGGTGTCTTAGGTGTAAGGACTGTGTGGTCAAGAAGACCTGTGTTCTTCACCTCTGACCTTTCACCTCTGAAGGcctcaattttctcatctgtagagACAAGTAACCTAGAACCACTGGACAGTTGCTAGGCAATCCACCAGCATCTATATTCTATCTACCCTTCTAATTGGTTCTGGATCAGGCATATCATTAGGGATGGAACAAGGTGACCCCAGACTTGACTAAGAAATCGGGGTCTATGGCCCACCCACTTAGGAAAACACCCTTTAGAGAAGATAGTGCTAAGCCTGGCACCTCAAAAGACTTAGCAGAGATAGGTAAGGAAATTGAGACCCCCCCATTGGAGACTCTGTAAGGATGAGAAAGTGCAACTCCTGGTGACAGGCAGCAACCTCAGGAGAATGGCTTCCTGTCCACTTCTGAGAGAGCCCTGGTGGGCCTGGTGGGAGGGGACAGTGCCATCTGCCATCCTGCCCTCAGCTGTGCAGATTTTGAGATCAGAGCACAGGAGGGCAATAGCCCAGGGAGGCTGGGGTGATCCCTGCAGACGTGTGCAGGGATGGTGGGGCCTCAAGGACCCCTCTGATGAATAGACCCCACACATGCCACCTCCCACCCCAACCTTTCATCACCCCATTCCCACCACTCCCCAATGCCTACAGAACAGAACACAAACACAACAACAGTGTAGAATATGTTCTACAAAAAATATAATGAGCCTGAGGGGAGAATTCAGGGCACAATGGTGGGGATCACAGCATCTGGCCACCCCAGCACAGGGAGAGCCAGGAGGGGCTGAGGCAGTAAACAGTCAGAAGAGGTGAGAAACAGCAGTACCTGGGGTCTCTGGGAAAGATGAGTCGGCACTTGGAGGTGGCCCTAGGCTTGGCCCACAAAACAAGAAGGCAGGGGGTGGACTCAGGGTGGTGATGGGAAAGAAACCACCTCCTGCACCCAGACTATGAGAGCATGGGTAGCGCACCTCCAGACAGAACACAAAGGGCTTTGGGGTGCTTTCCTCTGCCCAAGGGTGCTCAAGGGGCTAGTGCATGCTCCCTGCTCTCTGAGCTAGAGTCTGGGATGGGGTTCACTCCTGACAAGGAGGAGGGGCGTATCCATGGGGGGCTGGATGTGAACTGCGTGCACCTGGCTCCTGAGGGACTCAGCCATGTCTAGAACCTTGGTGTGGTGGAAGAGCTATGAGGACACTATGAGGACTTTTGGGCTAGCCTTTGCTCTGATTTTCATCTCCATACCCATCACAGGGCAGGGCACACAGTGAGTTCTTACCTCTCCATGAGCCATCAAGAATCAACAACAGCCCAGGCCCCTCCAGATCCTAAGGGAAATCCTCTGAGcaaccccaacacacatacacacacactacacacactctATAtgcacactacaaacacacacacaatacatataccATGTATGCAAACTatatacacatactacacacacacacagcacactccATAtatgcacactacacacacacacatacacactgtgcaTGCAAACTatatacacatactacacacacacaatacatacacctTATATGCAAGctatatacacacactacacacactataTAAGTACACTCACACACTACATACACCCTAtatgcacactacacacacacatacaccgtGCATGCAAACTatatacacatactacacacacacaatacatacacccTATAtgcacactacacatacacaataatacaTATTATATGCAAACTACACACACTCTATATtcacactatatacacacaccctatatgcacacacaccacagagagagagagagagagagagagagagagagagagagagagcaccttgGGAGCCTGAGCACAATCTAGACCTCAGGTTCTTTACATCCTTTAGGATCTTCCTCACAGCTTCCCCACACTGGGCCTGACACAGATTGTGTCCAGCCCTTGCCTGTCTAGGCCTGAGAGACTCTGAGGCAGTTAGCAGCTGTGATTCCACAGGCAGTCAGCCTACAGGCCTGGTGCCCACAATACTGATCCTTCTAGGCCCGTTGGTCCTCTGGAAACCCTGAGGAGACCAGGCTGCACAGTGGAGTGGGGTGAAGCAAAAGGAGACTGTCTGGGCTCCCAGAATGAGCTGGGAAAGGACCAGTTACACCAGCCTACCCCAGCTAGCTCTCCAGCTGTGGCCATGGCCTGTGAGTGAAAGAGAGGGACTGGCCTTTTATGAGAGGGAGTGTGCTGGGTAGTGAAAGACCAGGCATTTGGCTGAAGAGTCTGGCTGGGGAACCTCTCTTCTGGGATGTATGAGGAGAGGGTACCCAAACTCTTCCGTTACAGTAAATAGAAGCAACAAGTTTCCagcctattaaaaaaaaaaaaaagacaggaccccacccccacccccaagaaggGCTGGAGATGATGGGTAGGGGAGGTGATGTACCTGTGACAGGTAAAGCTGCCCCCCCCGCCCTATTTCTAATTCAGCTATGATGTTATCTTGTAGTTCAGGGCTTTTCAATGAGCGTGGCTCAGGGGCTCTTAAAAGTGGTGATCTGTCAGGCTGTGGTCCCTCTAGGTGCCTCCAGACTACACCTCTGCTTCAGAGTGTGGACAGGGTTTCCAGGGAGATGACCCGTGTGACCCTTGCTCCTGGAAAAGGGGCTGCAGGGATGGCAATTGTGAGGACCTCTGGGCCCCACTATGAGTTGTGGCAACTTGCAATTCATTTTGGTCTGAGGAGAGGAGCACCTTTCATctgtggagagacagacagacagaacccGGGTTTAGATGACAGCCTTCAAAGATCTCATTTTCTTCCAAGACCAACCACTCTGATGACTGAGCCATCCCCTCCCTCCGCAGACTGGTGGTCAGTAATGGGGACACTGACACCCCCATTGCCTGACTTGTGAGCCAGATTGCCTTCCCAAAGCCAGCCTTGCCCCCGGGCACTTGGGGTAGAAGGCCTTAGATACCAAAGGGAAGGGCAGCGAGCTTGTGGGATGCTACCGTGGACAGGAGGGGCAGGCAAAGGTTTGGGCTGCTTTCCTAAAAACACAATTGTGCCGACAAGGCTGCTATTGGACCCACTGGGAGCAGGGCTTGGGGGAAAGTAGGCAAAACACATCTGCCTTGAGGGTGTGGGCAGCTGAGGTGAAGTGTATCAGCCACGCCCTCCATCCCAGAGCAGTTGGCTGCTCCCCAGGCTCTAGAGATGACCCAACCCAAGATCGGGTCATCTCTGCAGGGAGCCACGGTGAGGCATGGGGGAGCTACAGTCTAATCTTTGATCCTCCACTGGCTCACTGTGGCTCCGAGAATGGAACTCCGGATTCAACAAAAGCATTTGCTCAAGCACCTGGAATGTGTCAGGGCTCAAAACCATGCCAGCTTTGGGGCTGGGCATATAGCTCAGCCGGTAAAGAGTGGTTGCCTAGCAtgggcaaagccctgggttcagacACCAACACTTGGAAAGgggaatcagaaattcaaggtcctTCTCAGCTACACAAGTTCAAGCCACGGTTACTCTAAAAGAATCCTACCCTTACTAAAAGGCTCAGCTTCCTCCATTTAGATTACCCCAGAACTGAGTATCGACTATGATACGAAAACCTCCAATTACTAATCTGgcgggttgtttgtttgttttttctgagctGGTGGTAATGGACATCTTGTAGTTGATTACTGCTTTGATTTTTATGGAGTAAGGTGCTTAGTCCGCTCCGTTACTGAAAAGGGAGAACCCCTCCCCCATATTGACACTCACAGCTCTGTGTCCTCCAGGGCCGGCGGGCGCTCCAGCGCCTGCCTGCGCCTCCTTACGGCCCCCAGAATCTTCTTCCGAGGCCCCAGAGGCACGCTGATGCTGCGGAGGTCGAGGTCAGAGCACAGCATCAGGGCCTCCAGGTCAATTTTCTCCTGCCGCAGGAGGGAGGCAAAGTCCTCCAAGTACAGTGAGGCCAGGAAGGTCTCCAAGGGACTGGTCTCGGGCTCCAGGTCCTCATCCAAGCCCAAGTCTAGCTCATCCCAAGGCAACTCCTCTCCGCAACTGCGGTCCTGCAAACTGTTGGCACTGCCCAGGCTGTCATCGTCCAAGCTTGGGGAACTCTGCAGCCGACCCCGCGGCGACCCTGCCCCATCCAAGCCCCCGTCCTCGCGGCCCAGCCCGTGCAGCCCGCTGCTCAAATAGTTCCTTCGAAACACCATGGTTCCCAGGCCGGGGCGAGTAAACAAGGAGTCGTGACCTGAGTCTGTGCTGACCTCCGAGTGGGCAGGCTCGGCAGCCAGCGTGGCACGGGAGACGCTGTCCTCATCCGAGAGGAACATGTCCCTGAGTGGGGCACGGCCCCACTCTTTGGGGTTGGCGTAGGTGCCCTGGCGCACAAACATCACATCGCTGCCTAGCTGCAGGCCCGAGAGCGATCGGACGCTTTTGCGTCCGTCCTCAGAGACCTTGAAGGTGCCCTCGCCCCCCTGCTTGCGCCTCTCCAGCTTCTTCTGGATCTTGGCCTTGCCCTTGGCCGTGCCGTGCAGCGTGGCCTGCGAGTAGGGCAGCTGGCTGCCCAGCGTCAGGTGCTGCAGCCGGCGGCTCAGGGTGCTGGACGTGAGGCTGGAGAAACTGAGCGTGTCGGAGCGCTCGGCCAGCTCTCGCCGGTAGCGCCGCTCCATGCGCTCGTGGTGCTTGCGCTGCATCTTGGCGCACTCGCGGATGCGCCGCTCCGCCTCGCGGAAGGCCTTGTCCTTCAGTTTGCCCACCAGCTTGGGGTTGAGGCTGCTTTGCTTGGCTGCGATGGAGTCCAGATAGCGTACGCACTCCATGTGGCCCTTCATAGCGGCCATGTCCAGTGGCGTGTGGTAGTCATTGTCCAGGCACCAGATGTTGGCCCCGAAGGACACAAGGAAGGACAGACAGTGCAGGTGGCCGTTGGAAGCTGCCAGATGCAAGGGTGTGTTTCCCCAGATGTCACACTTATCCGGGTCACCCCTGTAGGGACAATACGTGGAGAGGAAGGATGAGTCCTTTTAACAAACCAGACTGTGGAGGTACAAGGAATCTGGGTTGGggaaacaccagaaaaaaaaaaaaaagaaagaaaaaaaggaagtccAGAGACATTGTGAGTTCCCTGGACCTGCAACAGCGCATCCCCTAAAGCAATAGTTCCCAAAATGTGGGCGGCGATCCCAgcagggtcacatatcagatgccctgaatatcagatattgcCCTTGCAATTCTTAACAGcagcaaaataacagttatgaagtagcaacgaagtaagtttatggttgggggtcaccacaacacaaggaactgtatgaaagggtcgcagcattaggaaggttgaggaccactgtccTAAAGAAACCCATGGGGCTGAGACCTCGACTCCCAGGAGATGAGCCGACAGATGCGTCAGGATTGAGAGCACTGCGCAGGGGTGTGGGGGATGGTCCAACCCACAAGGGGGCGGGGCCACCCAGGAGGCGGGATGGGGCGGGCCTTCCCCTAGAGAACTGAAGGCTGGGAATCTCAGGGGATAAATATTTGATGCGCTGAAAGAAAGGTGTGAATTATTCATGGGCCCTGTGGGGAGCTGGCCCAGAGAGGCGGTGGGCCAGGGCTGAGTCTGGGTCTCTAGGCGAGTGAGGTGGATTGTGAAGCCACATGTTACAGGGTCACTGTGCAGGAGGACTAGAGGGTAGTGAGTGCTGGGCTGAAGCCTGGAAGAGCGTGAGACGGTGCGTGCTGGCATGCAGTGGGCACCGCTATGTCTGCAGGGAGCGGGGCCAGGCCTGGCAACGCCAGTATTAGAGCAGGTGTCGGGTCTTGGCCTGAGCCAGAAGGGGACTGTGGGGACAGCCAGAACTGGAGAGGAAGAGGGTTGGCGACCTGGCTGTGCTGCTCTCCCTAGTTCAGGTCGCCTTTTGAAGCCGGTGGCCTGCCCCCCTCCAGCAGCCCTCTCTAATGCCCTCCTGGTCGGGCTCGGGCCCATAGCCCAGCTCCTGCTGACTTCTCTAACgatcttgcctctctctctctctttctgtgtgtgtgtgtgtgtgtgtgtgtgtgtgtgtgtgtgtgtgtgtgtctggcctTAGCACAGGGCCCTGCCCCGCACTAATGAGGCCACAAGGCCAGCCCAGAGCTGTGGAACGAATCACTCCCTTATCTCAGCACTTCCCAGcacaccccccactcccacccgaCTTCAGCTTCCCCTCTGATTGTCCTGAAGGGTACTGTGGGGAAGTGTTGCTCAGCAacaggccctccctcatcaagCACAAGTCCTTGCTTCTGTAGGACTTGAGGGCTTTGGAGGGCCAAAGACAAGCCCTCTTTCCCTTCAGACCCCCTGTACGAGACTCCCATGAGTCTCTCTGATGGATgctgcggggggagggggggaaatAGTACCACTGTGTGCCCTCCTGGAGAGTCTTGGCCTGTAACTGCCTCAGCTGTCTGATCCCAGACTGTTCCCACCTACTGCTAGACCCAAGGGGCTGTGGTGGGGAGAGTGAAACCTTTCCCCCACATATTCAGGCACTCCAAATACCAGGGTCAATGTAATCTCTGCCACAGCCACTGCCCTTGACCCCTAGAACCTGAGACATTGACATGAACCCTCTTGGGGCACCCTTTTTCCTGTCCAGGCACACCAGTACCAAGGCCAGCCTTACCAAACTGTTGATGTTAGGCTATTTCCAGTAAGGTGGTTTCATCCTCTTCCCCCAGCCCATTTCAGTGACCCCTCCAGGTGGACTCTGTGCCCACCCTCCCTCCCAGGACAACTCCAGAGGGAGGACGCAAGAAGATGCCCTCTCTGCACACCATGGCTTCCCACTACTGGGTCCTGCAGTGGGGGAGGGGTCCAGAGAGTTAATCACTGGAGTTAAGTGTTAAGTGACATTTGGTAGTGTGGACAGCGCCTATAAATCTCAGGAGTGGAGTGGGGAGAAGGCACAGGTCAGTGTTAGACAGGTCCTACGGGAGTCACAGCCTTTGGACTCCTAGGTTGGGGAGTAGGCAGCGAAAGTCTCCTTTCTGGCCCCCTCTTCTAGGCCCTTGGAGACTTCTCAGCCTTCTCTCTGGTGCCCACCTTCCCTCCATTCTTGTTTGCAGGTACCCCCAACCCAGAAATGTCTTTGACCTTTGAATCTCTCGGCAGCCCCATCCCATAACCATGGACACCGCCCCCCCATCACAGTTCCCCCTCTAAGCCCTACATGTTTTCACAAGTGCCACAAGCTTCAGCCCATGTCCCCTCCACATGTGTCTCCCCTTAGGGACTATCCATATGGGAAGAGGGCATCTCAGGGGGGAGGACCAGCGATGCCATGAGGCTTGGGACACGGGGATTCTTATGGTTCCCTGCCGGCTGGGCAGAGAGTATACTCACCCTCGGCTCACAATGAGGCGCAGCGACTCCAGGTTGCCATGATAGGCAGCCCAGAGGGTGGGGGTCATGCCATCCTCGTCGGGGGCATTCAGCTCCTTCCGGGTGGCCTCCTTGAGGAGCTCCAGGTAGCCATCCCTGGCGGCCCGGTGATACTGGTCATTCATGGCGCCCCGAGTTGGAGGGGTCGGGCAAGGGGCCCCGAGAAATGTCCCCGACGGGGAGGGCAGCCGGCTTAGGACTGAAACATGGGCTTGAGGGAAGGGGCTGGGCAGGGGCCTGTGCTGCCAGCCCCTGCGGCCACAGATGGAAGATGCGGAGCGCCAGAGCCACGACTACAGACGACTACAGACTACCGGGACATCTGAGCCGCGCAGCAGCGGAGGGAGGGGGGAAATCTCTCACTGCCCCGGAGCCGCCCAGGAGCTTCCCCTGGGTCCTAAACGCCCTGCTTTTCAGCACACAGGGGCGACTCAAGAGAAGTCCAGCTCTCTCGCGCCAAAAGCGGCTACTCTGGCCCCTTGAGGCCCAGTATAGGGACAGTTAGTATGTCTTCGGCAGAGCTCCGAGCGCTGGATTCCCTGATTTCCTCACCCGTCAAAAGGAACCGGTCAAGGGTTGGAAAATGGTGTTGGAGATGTAGTTCTGATCCGAAGGACAGTGGGACTAGAAGAACAGGAGGACCCACTGCAAGACAGTCCGTAAGCAGAGCGCAGCAGCCCCTGTAGAGATCGCCTACTCGCGTGGAGTCGGACAACAACTCTCCAGCAGGGGGCGCCAAACGATCGCGAGCCGGCTGCGGACACCTCGTGGGAACCAGACTTTGCAGCATCCAACAAGCATCTCCCTCCCGGCATTGTAGTAAGGGATACAGAAGACCGAACTTGGATCACTCTGAGGGCAGGTGGGGAAAGGGAGAACTGTTGTCCCGATCTCAGGGCAGCAAGCAAGAGCCAAGATACAGCTGAATCCTGAGCTGCTACGGCCTCTAGGTGCAGACGGTCACTGGGGTGGGGGTCAGCTCTGCAGGCTTTGGGCGGGTGCTATCTCTTAGTACCAGGCTGCGGTGAGCATTCGGAGAGGAGGACCCTCTAAGGTACCGCAGTATGGGGCCGCGCCTGAACCCTGGGCGCACCAACGCGACAGGGTGAGGGGATCTTAACAGGTAAATATAAATCTCACCTTATCTGGCTTCCCTAAATTCAGCTCGGAGAAAAGATGGATCATGTGAGTGGTACTGAGAGGTTTATGGAGCCGAGCTCTTGTGGCTGTAAATCACTCTGCCCTCTCCGGTATAAAGCACTGGTCCAGCCCGGCGTGGGAGAGAGGAGACGCCCGCTGCCCCTTAACCCCCAACTTGGTGTCGGCTCCCGGTGCAGCCAGGTGCGTGCCCCTGTCCAGGGTACTGTCAGATTTGGGGAGTGGGACTTTGTGTGGGATCCGGCCTAGTGCCATTCCTTTCTGTTCAATATCCCCGGTCCAGGTGGGAGAGttcagtttttctcttctttttccccagGGCTTGGTCTAGCATCCATAGTCCCCACATTCCAGGGTCCCCAAATCCAGGGATCACTTAGGAGGAAAGGAGAGCCCGCCGGGTTGACTTGGAATCctgtccccccccaccccaaccccacagTGATCCCTTCAACCTCCTCCAGTCGCCCCCACCATGTCGGAGGAACTGGTCCAGCACCCCAAGGAGAGCCTGCCGGGGCCACGAGCCAGCCCCCGCGAGGTGTGGAAAAAGGGTGGCCGCCTGCTGTCGGTGCTGTTGGCTGTCAACGTGCTGCTGCTCGCCTGCACGCTCATCAGCGGTGGTGCCTTCAACAAGGTGGCTGTGTATGACACCGACGTGTTCGCACTGCTCACGACCATGACGCTGCTGGCAACGCTGTGGATTGTCTTCTACCTCCTCCGCACGGCGCGCTGTCGGGATGCTGTGCCCTACCGGGATGCTCATGCTGGCCCCATCTGGCTCCGAGGTGCCCTGGGAGACGGAAAAGAGTGGGGCGGTCACAGTGGGGAACTGCAGTCCGGGGCTCCTGGAGGACCTTTGGGTAGACAGGTGTACAGTTCCCTGGGAAGAGGGATGTGGCTGGGAGCTCACTGTGAGGGATGCTGtgaggggggtggaggggagaaacTCTAGAGGACAGAGAGAGGCGGAGGAAGCTTCTTTGCCTTGTCTAAAGAATGGACAGAGAGGGCCATGCAGAGCCTTTGACTGTGagcaaaaaaaagtaaaagacaataGCAGATGACAAGGTCTGTCCCAGGCTTTCCCCTCGTCTGTGCCGTGGAGGGGATGAGGGACACCCACCCTCTTCCCACTCACCATGCCCTCGTCTCCACCCACCTGTTCATCTTCTAGTTTATCCACACACCTACCCGTCATCTACGTATCTATCCCCACCTcctcactcatccatccatccatccatccatccatccatcctcctgaGCTCTCCACTCACCCATCCGTCCACCTGTTCACTTACACGCTCGGCCTTCCATTCCCCCGTTCATTCATTGATCAGTCACACAGTTGGCGATTCATGTATCCATCCGCCCATTCGCTCATCCTCCCAACCTCTCCGCTCATCCATTCTTCCATCCAACTGTCCGCCCTTTCCCTGCACACGCTCCCCAACTCGCCACTCACCTATCCTCCACCCTACcagccctctctcctgcctctctgagGCTCTGCTTCTCCACTGGCTGATTCTCAGGTGGGCTGGTACTGTTTGGGATCTGCACCCTTGTCATGGATGTCTTCAAAACCGGTTACTACTCCAGTTTCTTTGAGTGCCAGTCGGCCATCAAGATCCTACACCCCATCATCCAAGCTGTGTTTGTCATTGTCCAGGTGGGTAGAAGGAAGTCCCCATATAGGGAAGAGCCTGATGCTTGGCAAAAGCTCAGGAGATCTGAACTCCACACATACTGCCCCCTCCCACTCTGAGCAATTCAGTAAATGGATTCGGACTGTGGTAGGTAGGGATCACATGAGCCCATAAACAAGGAAACACTGACTCATGGAGTGGTGTCTAAATGCGAGTTCCTACTTAGGGGAGCTGCAATTTTATTTTGACCTCAGTGGTGCCAGTAATCAACACCTAGGAGGTGCAAGTTGTGACAGCTGGCCTTGTCTGATAGAACCTTGGGTGGCCATGGCGGGCAACCGTCTCTGCCTAGGGTTGTGCTGTGGCCATGACCATGGCTATGGCTTGTTTGATCTCAGCCATAGCTGCATGTTTGATATTTGTTTAGGAGGCAGGGCATCCCgtaactctgattttttttccagacaagttCAAAttaatttcttgtctttttcctcttgTGACTCACttcatgcagcccagactggccttgaactcctcttctcacctcccaAGTTCAGGAATTTCAGCAGTGTGTCACACCTGGCTCgcaagtttttcattttaatgtgttgCATAAAGGCCATTTTGAAAGAGCTGAGCAAGTTGAGGAGTGACTGCTCACTTTGCAGTACAAGCAAGATGACCAGTGGATGGTGCCATGCTTTGAAGCATCCCCTGCCACAGAGATGTCCACGGTGCCACACGCATGTGGCTGTGACACTTAATGTAGCTTTAGCCTTTTACATTTCATAAGTTTGAAGAAGGCTCaggaaaaatggaaacagaaatgcCCCCACATCACTAGGTCCCGTGGCAGGGATTCAGTGGCAGGGATTCAGGCAAGGGCACCGCCGCTCAGATCCACAAAGGAAAAAGGTAGCAGGGGATGTGCACAAAGAGCCAGAAGTgcctacaggacagccaggagttcaaggtcactctctgCTACATAATGAGTCCAATGCtagccctcaggaagcagaggcagacagatacttgtgagtttgaggtcagcctagtctacacatagagttccaggtcaaccagagctgcatagagagaccatgtctcaacaaCAGTAAACCCCAAAGACCTTTTTAAACCTTGAGATCCTGAGCAAGATCTAGTCTAAGCCTGACCTTCTCCCAGAAATACATCACTTGGTAGCCAAGACTTCACTCGCCCCTTTATCAATCCTGCCCCCCCACAAATCTTATCGAATTAAAATGTCTTACAGTTGACATTTCCCTAATCTTTAAGGAACAGAACcactgttttttggggggagggtctcaagacagggtttcttgaaaccattggaggctgtcctggaactagctcttgtagaccaggctggccttgaactcacagagatcctcctgcctctgcctcccaagtgctgggattaaaggtgtgtgccaccatggcctggcactattttctttttagcaAGCTGAAGTATAGAGTAGAAAGAGAAGTTATTCCTTCTCTCTTGTAACTCCAAAATAAACCTGATTAGTCTAAGGATTCTTGGGTCATATTGGGTGTGGGTGGCCACTGGGCTCTGGAGATTAGCCCACATACATGGGGCTGagcctgtccctctctctgtgtagacttaCTTTCTCTGGGTCTCTGCTAAAGACTGCATCCACACCCACCTGGACCTGACCCGGTAAGAACCACAG
Encoded here:
- the Ush1g gene encoding Usher syndrome type-1G protein encodes the protein MNDQYHRAARDGYLELLKEATRKELNAPDEDGMTPTLWAAYHGNLESLRLIVSRGGDPDKCDIWGNTPLHLAASNGHLHCLSFLVSFGANIWCLDNDYHTPLDMAAMKGHMECVRYLDSIAAKQSSLNPKLVGKLKDKAFREAERRIRECAKMQRKHHERMERRYRRELAERSDTLSFSSLTSSTLSRRLQHLTLGSQLPYSQATLHGTAKGKAKIQKKLERRKQGGEGTFKVSEDGRKSVRSLSGLQLGSDVMFVRQGTYANPKEWGRAPLRDMFLSDEDSVSRATLAAEPAHSEVSTDSGHDSLFTRPGLGTMVFRRNYLSSGLHGLGREDGGLDGAGSPRGRLQSSPSLDDDSLGSANSLQDRSCGEELPWDELDLGLDEDLEPETSPLETFLASLYLEDFASLLRQEKIDLEALMLCSDLDLRSISVPLGPRKKILGAVRRRRQALERPPALEDTEL